The proteins below are encoded in one region of Cololabis saira isolate AMF1-May2022 chromosome 21, fColSai1.1, whole genome shotgun sequence:
- the scaf1 gene encoding splicing factor, arginine/serine-rich 19, whose translation MDLTTASGFKRRPAASSSPSGFDEPARSPPQRSPCLSSSSSAPSSPRSTSSSLCNSAAHQNHVTGRREVAQVSSTSASVATQSLTSPASHNPYLDVYPHASMQSSGDCDEDDRMREMYDPFSPTDGDRDRRVGGEDEDGEKYDPFDPTGSPASDVDEGTDKGSPGKRNAEVDDDEEKEEEPPDSTELLTSLPVKLPLRRRVEGSKAERMDSDNSEIEEGEIVGAADRDGGSKRPPPEEVQPLGSPNISFFSSKPERILRVLDGDGFVSVCTEGTWEDDRELEDEPVVGVEDLRRKLVSKRKEKYLSFPPPSSLSPQPQLRPSLLQASPSSSPRTPPAEPAGKNHLCSVDRDGQKSKEGKAGEKEARRKKRRKGKEGDQERSKDKERGHKAGKEVKARRSSRSSSRKRKKKLHSSPEASQSGPSARKGGHSRRSFSSLSEDRHRDRDRDRDRDRERGRDRDKGRDSEREPKHSSSHRREERGRDSSSRKREREREREREGKGKQSSSSREGGTSKRSKRSREKRDGTRERHGARERRRDGRPVVPPSIQDLNGSDLFAIKRTITVTTTTTTTTVPGSPRHNPSSPCRTAQLSDDAHKRKKRKWRSIGDAEDRASCPSRSQSPSPPRYHGYGSDRYSDKLDLDMLSLDGEALDSDYPSLEDTPPKALAPEPTAGSPKAKTSPKTGKPHSKKKSRTLKKSESSSGRTPSKCLSSLTVSSGSACVSPGLPSGKRARKVGKDKDRDKGGRKDPGRSGKSKKDGGGGGRKGKLQSKVSVLVRDGVSSTTGAAVGSGKLGMDLLGPGGSGGGGGGPVVGGSIAVVFCRDNESRSPFLKPCSEPLSLGGVGKRSGLAAPQPALAAPPTHKSKKTKPSSITSTSSSASSPTSSLATKRRRRLAKKTKEKGGPAGLTAGDGSQSQATPEIWGGDSFSVPGAAGEGNKSGSPHTGQAGPAPSSSSSSSSSTSVPPPSSSPPHTPPPPNPPFRDTRDSSPDSQTVDSSCKTPDPSFLAEEGPAPSSPTPPGSSPSSLSTPQGAGVGNASSTPTAKHPSPDDAPKSAASPPSPSSSAGCGLASLSLPLSLSDPSSSSVSSSSVSKPLPPPPPPPAVSALPWSLQTGVDCTTGGVLALTALLFKMEEANIASRAKAQEFIQATSQILSQANQSQSQQHGPPSSSSSSSQIPPPPSLPPPPGLSPAQFILHSSLPMVGCTKTPPSHLHPSLGCAQTPPHAGPLSGSSGDFGWDNDNKDSDKYLKKLHTQERAVEEVKLAIKPYYQRKDINKDEYKDILRKAVHKICHSRTGEINPVKVSNLVKLYVQRYKYFRKHGRKMDEEEPGPLYS comes from the exons ATGGACTTGACGACAGCATCAGGCTTCAAACGGAGGCCGGCCGCCTCCTCTTCCCCCAGTGGATTTGACGAGCCCGCCAGGAGCCCGCCTCAGCGCTCCCCCTGTCTGTCCTCCTCGTCCTCGGCTCCGTCTTCTCCCCGCTCCACGTCCTCCTCTCTCTGCAACTCCGCCGCTCACCAAAACCATGTAACAGGCCGGAGGGAGGTGGCCCAGGTGTCCTCCACTTCTGCTTCCGTAGCAACACAGTCTCTCACCTCACCCGCATCCCATAACCCCTACTTGGACGTCTACCCTCACGCCTCCATGCAGTCCAGTGGTGATTGTGACGAAGATGACAGGATGAGGGAGATGTACGATCCATTCAGTCCCACTGACGGAGACAGGGACCGCAGGGTTGGCGGGGAGGACGAGGACGGGGAGAAATATGATCCTTTTGATCCGACCGGTTCCCCGGCGTCGGACGTGGACGAAGGGACCGACAAAGGGAGTCCGGGGAAGAGAAACGCAGAGGTGGACGATGACgaagagaaagaagaagagCCTCCCGATTCAACGGAGCTGCTGACCAGTCTGCCGGTGAAACTCCCTCTCAGGAGGAGAGTGGAGGGCAGCAAAGCTGAGAGGATGGACTCTGACAACTCTGAGATCGAGGAGGGGGAGATCGTGGGAGCTGCCGACAGAGACGGGGGCAGTAAGAGACCTCCTCCCGAGGAGGTCCAGCCCCTCGGCTCTCCCAACATCTCCTTCTTCAGCTCCAAGCCGGAGCGGATCCTGCGGGTGCTGGACGGGGACGGCTTCGTGTCCGTGTGCACGGAGGGAACCTGGGAGGACGACAGGGAGCTGGAGGACGAACCGGTGGTCGGGGTGGAGGATCTGAGGCGGAAGCTGGTCAGCAAAAGGAAGGAGAAATAcctctcttttcctcctccttcctccctgtctcctcaGCCACAGCTCCGGCCCTCCCTTCTGCAAGCCTCCCCCTCGTCCTCCCCTCGTACCCCTCCGGCAGAGCCCGCCGGCAAGAACCACTTGTGCTCCGTGGACCGCGATGGACAGAAAAGCAAGGAAGGGAAGGCCGGGGAGAAGGAGgcgaggagaaaaaagaggagaaagggCAAAGAGGGGGATCAAGAGAGGAGCAAAGACAAGGAGCGAGGACACAAAGCTGGGAAGGAGGTCAAGGCCAGacggagcagcaggagcagcagtcggaagaggaagaagaagctgCACAGCAGCCCCGAGGCCTCGCAGAGCGGCCCCTCGGCCAGGAAAGGAGGGCACTCTCGGCGCTCGTTCTCCAGCCTGTCAGAGGACCGACACAGAGACCGGGACCGGGACAGGGACAGGGACAGGGAGAGAGGCAGGGACCGGGATAAAGGCCGGGACAGCGAACGAGAgcccaaacacagcagcagtcacagaagagaggagagggggagagaCTCCAGCTCCaggaagagggagagggagcgggagagggagagggagggcaAGGGCAAGCAGAGCTCCAGCAGCAGGGAGGGCGGCACCTCCAAGAGGTCCAAGAGGAGCCGGGAGAAGAGGGACGGCACCAGGGAGCGGCACGGCGCCAGGGAGCGCCGGCGGGACGGGCGTCCCGTCGTGCCCCCGTCCATCCAGGACCTGAACGGCTCGGACCTCTTCGCCATCAAGCGCACCATCACGGTCacgaccaccaccaccaccaccaccgtcCCCGGCTCCCCCAGACACAACCCCTCCTCGCCCTGCCGCACCGCCCAGCTCAGCGACGACGCCcacaagaggaagaagagaaaaTGGCGTTCGATCGGAGACGCGGAGGACCGGGCCAGCTGCCCCAGCCGCTCGCAGTCGCCCTCGCCGCCCCGGTACCACGGCTACGGCTCGGACCGCTACTCCGACAAGCTGGACCTGGACATGCTGTCTCTGGACGGGGAAGCCCTGGACTCGGACTACCCCTCTCTGGAAGACACGCCCCCTAAAGCTCTGGCTCCGGAACCGACGGCCGGCAGCCCCAAAGCCAAGACCAGCCCCAAGACGGGGAAACCCCACTCCAAGAAGAAGTCCCGCACGCTCAAGAAGTCCGAGTCCTCCTCCGGCCGGACGCCCAGCAAGTGCCTGTCCTCGCTGACCGTCAGCTCCGGCTCCGCCTGCGTCTCCCCCGGTCTGCCGTCGGGGAAGCGGGCCCGGAAGGTGGGCAAGGACAAGGACCGGGACAAGGGCGGCAGGAAGGACCCGGGCCGCTCCGGAAAGTCCAAGAAggacggcggcggcggcgggcgGAAGGGCAAGCTCCAGTCCAAGGTGTCGGTGCTGGTGCGTGACGGCGTGAGCAGCACCACCGGAGCCGCCGTGGGCTCGGGGAAACTGGGCATGGACCTCCTGGGCCCGGGGGGTTCCGGAGGGGGCGGCGGGGGCCCGGTGGTGGGCGGCTCCATCGCCGTGGTCTTCTGCAGAGACAACGAGAGCAGGTCCCCCTTCCTGAAGCCCTGCTCGGAGCCGCTGTCGCTGGGCGGCGTGGGCAAGCGCAGCGGCCTGGCCGCCCCCCAGCCGGCCCTGGccgccccccccacacacaagTCCAAGAAAACCAAACCcagctccatcacctccacctcctcctccgcctcctcccCCACGTCGTCCCTGGCCACCAAGCGCCGCCGCCGCCTGGCCAAGAAGACGAAGGAGAAGGGCGGGCCCGCCGGATTGACGGCGGGAGACGGCAGCCAATCACAGGCCACGCCCGAAATTTGGGGCGGGGACTCCTTCAGCGTCCCGGGCGCTGCCGGGGAGGGAAACAAGTCCGGGAGTCCCCACACCGGCCAGGCTGGTCctgccccctcctcctcctcctccagctcctcctccaccagcgtgcctcccccctcctcctccccccctcaCACGCCTCCACCCCCCAACCCGCCCTTCCGGGACACCCGGGACTCCTCGCCGGACTCCCAGACGGTGGACAGCAGCTGTAAGACCCCGGACCCGTCCTTCCTAGCAGAGGAGGGTCCGGCCCCGAGCAGCCCCACCCCCCCGGGCTCCAGCCCCTCCAGCCTCTCCACCCCGCAGGGAGCGGGCGTGGGCAACGCCTCGTCTACGCCCACCGCCAAGCACCCGTCTCCGGACGACGCCCCCAAGTCGGCGGCCTCGCCtccgtctccgtcctcgtcgGCTGGCTGCGGCCTCGCCTCCCTGTCTctccctctgtctctgtctgacccctcctcctcctctgtgtcCTCTTCATCCGTTAGCAagcccctccctccccctcctccccccccagCTGTGTCCGCCCTCCCCTGGAGTCTGCAGACCGGAGTGGACTGCACTACTGGAGGTGTTCTCGCTC TGACGGCTCTGCTTTTCAAAATGGAGGAGGCCAACATCGCCAGCAGAGCCAAGGCCCAGGAGTTCATCCAGGCAACGAGCCAG ATCCTGTCCCAGGCCAACCAGAGCCAGTCCCAGCAGCacggccctccctcctcctcctcctcttcctcacagatccctccccctccctctctgcctCCACCCCCCGGCCTCAGCCCCGCCCAGTTCATCCTGCACAGCTCTCTCCCGATGGTGGGCTGCACAAAGACTCCCCCGTCACACCTGCACCCCTCCCTGGGCTGTGCCCAGACCCCGCCTCACGCCGGCCCGCTGTCCGGGAGCTCCGGGGACTTTGGATGGGACAACGACAACAAGGACTCCGACAAA TATCTGAAGAAGCTGCACACGCAGGAGCGAGCGGTGGAGGAAGTGAAGCTCGCCATCAAACCCTACTATCAGCGGAAGGACATCAACAAGGACGAGTACAAAGACATCCTCAGGAAAGCCGTTCACAAG ATCTGCCACAGCCGCACCGGAGAGATCAACCCCGTCAAGGTCAGCAACCTGGTCAAGCTCTACGTTCAACGCTACAAGTACTTCCGGAAGCACGGCCGCAAAATGGATGAAGAGGAGCCGGGACCGCTGTACTCCTAA